In a genomic window of Pelotomaculum thermopropionicum SI:
- a CDS encoding uncharacterized conserved protein → MARHERKAAGEGMDGLYEEFKERAQLLAAAVYRYAGIKEAAAGIAALVEELNAQKVAVEQAPLLKLMELEKLLGGKLVDWSGENARQAAGRADVGIVSFETAIAETGTIVQDASMIKSRLASMLPPVCIAAGPTRGLAATFREVMHSYASGKKALPPYLAFVSGPSRTADIERVLTIGVHGPGELHVVFIDELGGAG, encoded by the coding sequence ATGGCCAGGCATGAGCGAAAGGCGGCAGGGGAAGGTATGGACGGTCTGTACGAAGAGTTTAAAGAACGGGCCCAGTTGCTGGCTGCTGCCGTGTACAGGTACGCCGGAATTAAAGAGGCGGCAGCAGGCATTGCCGCCCTGGTTGAAGAGTTGAACGCACAGAAAGTGGCGGTGGAGCAGGCGCCGCTGCTGAAGCTTATGGAACTGGAAAAGCTGCTGGGAGGCAAGCTGGTGGACTGGAGCGGGGAGAATGCCCGGCAGGCGGCCGGACGGGCCGATGTAGGAATTGTGTCATTTGAAACGGCTATTGCGGAAACGGGTACCATTGTACAGGATGCCAGCATGATTAAAAGCCGGCTGGCCTCAATGCTGCCGCCCGTATGCATTGCGGCAGGTCCGACACGTGGCCTGGCGGCTACTTTCCGGGAGGTCATGCATTCCTACGCAAGCGGGAAAAAAGCTTTGCCCCCTTACCTGGCCTTTGTTTCCGGGCCCAGCAGAACGGCTGACATTGAGCGGGTGCTCACCATAGGTGTACACGGCCCCGGAGAACTGCACGTGGTCTTTATAGATGAACTGGGAGGTGCCGGCTAA
- the Pta gene encoding BioD-like N-terminal domain of phosphotransacetylase produces MKSLYIMGMPGSGKTVVVLGLAQKVRQEGLSAAYFKPVANGKRVPGGVDLDAVLMKEVLGMNVPLEKIAPLSAGPFYLSSHGAYEGAEEKIMEAFNEVGSFADVVLIDGALSPYVLSSCGLDSVSLAGKMGAAAVLVVKAENDFSLDEALHMSRCLARDGIEVLGVIFSNVPRALYSKTEGVYKPVLEREGFKVLGVFPQRPEIVSPTVGEYYEALGGEILACPDRLNLVVEDIVIGAMTMESALGYFRRLANKAVIFGGDRADLALAALETSTSALILTGGLYPDVKVIARAEEKKVPVILVHYDTYTTIEKLGRVSRHIRPGDRDSIQAALENVEKYFDWQHVLSFLKKV; encoded by the coding sequence ATGAAGAGTTTGTATATAATGGGGATGCCCGGCAGCGGAAAAACGGTGGTGGTCCTTGGGCTGGCCCAGAAAGTGCGGCAGGAAGGCCTTAGTGCCGCCTACTTTAAGCCGGTAGCCAACGGCAAGCGGGTGCCGGGGGGCGTTGACCTGGATGCCGTTCTTATGAAAGAAGTTTTGGGGATGAATGTTCCGCTGGAGAAAATAGCGCCCCTTTCCGCCGGTCCTTTTTACCTGAGTTCCCACGGGGCATATGAAGGTGCGGAGGAAAAAATCATGGAGGCTTTTAACGAGGTAGGCAGTTTTGCCGATGTTGTGCTGATTGACGGTGCCCTGTCGCCCTACGTGCTGAGCAGTTGCGGTCTGGATTCTGTAAGTCTGGCCGGCAAGATGGGGGCTGCGGCGGTTCTGGTGGTCAAGGCAGAGAACGACTTCAGCCTTGATGAAGCGCTGCATATGAGCAGGTGCCTGGCCAGGGACGGAATAGAGGTGCTGGGAGTTATTTTCAGCAACGTGCCGCGCGCACTGTATTCAAAAACAGAAGGGGTATACAAACCTGTTTTAGAGAGGGAGGGGTTCAAGGTACTGGGAGTTTTTCCCCAGCGGCCTGAAATTGTTTCGCCGACGGTTGGCGAGTATTACGAAGCTTTAGGCGGTGAAATTTTAGCCTGTCCCGACCGGTTAAACCTGGTGGTGGAAGACATAGTAATTGGGGCCATGACTATGGAGAGCGCCCTTGGTTATTTCCGGCGCCTGGCCAACAAGGCCGTAATTTTCGGCGGAGATCGCGCCGATCTGGCCCTGGCCGCCCTGGAAACCAGCACGTCGGCCCTCATTCTCACCGGCGGTCTTTATCCTGATGTAAAAGTCATTGCCAGGGCGGAAGAGAAAAAGGTTCCTGTAATTCTGGTGCATTACGACACATACACCACCATAGAGAAGCTCGGGCGGGTGAGCAGGCATATCCGGCCGGGCGACAGGGACAGCATCCAGGCGGCCCTGGAAAATGTGGAAAAGTATTTTGACTGGCAGCATGTTTTGTCCTTTTTGAAAAAAGTTTAG